GGCGCTGCGAGGCGTGCCAGGGCGACGGCGTCATCAAGATCGAGATGCATTTCCTGCCGGACGTCTACGTCACCTGCGACGTCTGCCACGGCAAGCGCTACAACCGCGAGACGCTGGAAGTCACCTACCGCGACAAGACCATCGCCGACGTGCTCGACATGACGGTCGAGGAGGGCAAGGAGTTCTTCAAGGCCGTGCCCGGCATCCGCGACAAGCTGGAGACGCTGGAGCGGGTCGGCCTCGGCTACATCCACATCGGCCAGCCCGCCACGACCCTGTCCGGCGGCGAGGCGCAGCGGGTGAAGCTGTCCAAGGAGTTGAGCCGCCGCGCCACCGGCCGCACCCTCTACATCCTCGACGAGCCGACCACCGGCCTGCATTTCGCCGACGTCGAGAAGCTGATGGAGGTGCTCCACGCGCTGGTCGACCAGGGCAACACGGTGCTGGTGATCGAGCACAATCTGGAGGTCATCAAGACCGCCGACTGGATCATCGACCTCGGCCCCGAAGGCGGCACCGGCGGCGGCGAGATCGTCGCGGAAGGCACCCCGGAAGACGTGGTGAAGGTCAAGCGGAGTTACACCGGCCAGTATCTGGCCCCCTACCTGAAGGCGAAGCCGAAAAGCCGGAAGAGGGCGTGAAGAAGGGCCGGGGTCATCCCCGGCCTTTTTCTTTCGACCGATTTTTGGCCTGGAAACAAAGCCGCAGCGGGGGCGTTTCCTCTTCATCGTTCGCCAAACAGGATGGAGACGGAGCATGTCCAGGACCCTGATGTCCGGTGTGGCGCTGGCCTTCGGCGCGGCGCTGCTGGTCAGCGCCTGCGGGACCGACGAGACCACCAGCACCACGACCACCACCACGACCACCTCGCCCAACTACGGCAACTCCAGCCTGACCACCCCGCCGACCGGCGGCTCGACCACCACCGAGCGCACGACGACGACCAAGAGCGAGTAAGGACGCTTCGCGCCGGTCCCAGGAAAACGTCAATTTCAAGAGAAACGGCCGGCTCCGCACAGGCGGGACCGGCCGTTTTCCTTGTTTGTCCTACCAACGTACAAGTTTCAAGCCCTCCCGGCTCGGCTAGGATTTCCATGCGCGCCCAATGAAGCGCGCCGGAACAGCCGAACAACGGAGGGAACCCCATGCGCACCCTGTTCGCGATCACGGCCGCCCTGATCGCGCTGGCAAGCCCGGCCCTGGCCGTCGAGGTCACGGAATCGGCCACCTTGCCGTACCCGGTCGAGAAGGTCTGGCAGCAGATCGGCCCCTTCTGCAACCTCGGCACCTGGCATCCGGCCGTGGAGAGCTGCACCCTGCGCCGGAAGGACGGCGCGCAGGAGCGTGTGCTGGCCCTCAAGGGCGGCGGCGCGATCGAGGAGCGCCTGCTCTCCTCCTCCGCCAGCAGCCACCGCATCCGCTACTCGATCCTGACCAGCCCGCTGCCGGTCAAGGACTACGCGGCCTCCCTGTCGGCCGAACCGGCGGGCAAGGGCACGCGCGTCGTGTGGAAGGCACGCTACACCTCCAACGGCGCCAGCGACGAGGAATCCCGCAAGGTGATCTCCGGCATCTTCACCTCG
This genomic stretch from Azospirillum sp. TSH58 harbors:
- a CDS encoding SRPBCC family protein, coding for MRTLFAITAALIALASPALAVEVTESATLPYPVEKVWQQIGPFCNLGTWHPAVESCTLRRKDGAQERVLALKGGGAIEERLLSSSASSHRIRYSILTSPLPVKDYAASLSAEPAGKGTRVVWKARYTSNGASDEESRKVISGIFTSGFDGLKQKLAAK